A part of Aegilops tauschii subsp. strangulata cultivar AL8/78 chromosome 2, Aet v6.0, whole genome shotgun sequence genomic DNA contains:
- the LOC109761882 gene encoding disease resistance protein RGA4-like has protein sequence MEFGVATFSAVAAVVISKLCVVMENILKKVPEIRADVRCIKEDLEAIEAAIELHGLNREHVIFIAQLRRLAYDIEDCIDRFDAKKMVLKDFAKEIVILKEISTDTTNRIQKFNFLAEEDDRTAQGQRAADVPAELQNLGDYNPNCLLYLCLFPRNHQVRTKPLARRWLAEGLVQGEQLAVKNMKILTNSSIFSSIQRSNNGEVRRCQPTDETFRYISQQSVSENFVLFCDGAAQPSQGKSLQAQVGRRLSVHPSANVQLNLPQDLSRLRTLAVFPAGEVNLASYEDVLDFARYQVLRVLDLKECAHLSEEHLRDIWGQVLIKYLSINLGSIAEINSSIKHLDQLETLDLSGSQTVTVFKEVLLLPKLKHLFGRFQLSKKDTFTPGWLLTSGLQEFLKRKSRLETLAGFVTNERLGFPQLLNLMKHLRKVKIWFESDASERNVKVLSKSITEFIGAGVTQPDLNRSLSIEFEECSGEYVNNISQVAGILASLKLRGNLPQFPPFVAGLSAIEELCLWSTGLTWEVIRAGLSRVRGLKYLKLIEDNLGRLDVLSEAEHLKAIERICVVCKQRLEVAIAARPLPNLVSLHILCQDLHGIPHNPLIEITRMAKLQEVALHHQVDDTTKDELLQIADGHPNTPKVLFLEYLL, from the exons ATGGAGTTTGGTGTAGCCACATTTAGCGCGGTAGCTGCCGTCGTCATATCAAAGCTCTGCGTGGTGATGGAAAATATTTTAAAGAAGGTCCCGGAAATTAGAGCTGATGTTAGGTGCATCAAAGAGGATCTGGAGGCGATCGAAGCTGCCATTGAACTTCATGGTCTCAATCGCGAACATGTCA TATTCATTGCACAACTGAGGCGGCTGGCATATGACATCGAAGACTGCATCGACCGCTTCGATGCCAAGAAGATGGTCCTCAAGGATTTTGCCAAAGAGATTGTCATACTCAAGGAAATATCGACTGATACGACCAACAGGATACAGAAGTTTAATTTCCTTGCAGAAGAGGATGACAGGACTGCACAAGGGCAAAGGGCTGCTGATGTCCCAGCAGAGCTTCAGAATCTCGGTGATTATAACCCCAACTGCTTGCTATACTTGTGCTTGTTCCCTCGTAATCATCAAGTCAGGACTAAGCCCCTAGCAAGGAGATGGCTGGCCGAAGGACTAGTACAAGGAGAACAGCTCGCAGTAAAAAATATGAAAATTCTCACCAACTCGAGTATCTTCAGTTCCATCCAGAGAAGCAACAATGGGGAGGTGAGGAGATGCCAACCTACCGACGAGACGTTCCGGTACATCTCCCAACAGTCGGTATCAGAGAATTTCGTATTGTTCTGTGATGGCGCGGCCCAACCATCGCAGGGGAAATCATTGCAGGCCCAAGTCGGCCGCAGGCTATCTGTGCATCCTTCTGCAAACGTGCAACTGAATTTGCCTCAGGATCTGTCTCGTCTCCGGACCCTGGCGGTATTCCCTGCAGGTGAGGTGAATCTCGCCAGTTATGAAGACGTTTTAGATTTTGCCAGGTATCAAGTGCTGCGGGTGTTGGATCTGAAAGAATGTGCTCACCTGAGCGAAGAACATCTCAGAGATATCTGGGGCCAGGTGCTCATCAAATATCTGAGCATCAATTTGGGTAGCATTGCTGAGATTAATAGCTCAATCAAGCACCTGGATCAGTTAGAGACACTCGACCTGAGTGGAAGCCAAACTGTGACGGTGTTCAAAGAAGTCCTCCTGCTGCCCAAATTGAAGCACCTCTTCGGGAGGTTCCAGCTTTCCAAAAAAGATACCTTCACTCCGGGATGGTTACTAACATCAGGTCTACAAGAGTTCCTGAAACGTAAGAGTAGGCTGGAGACGCTGGCAGGATTTGTCACCAATGAGAGACTAGGATTTCCACAACTGTTGAATCTTATGAAGCACTTGCGGAAGGTGAAGATATGGTTCGAATCCGACGCTAGCGAAAGGAACGTCAAAGTTCTTTCAAAATCCATTACGGAATTCATTGGTGCTGGTGTCACTCAGCCTGATCTTAATCGGTCCCTGTCCATTGAATTCGAAGAATGCTCGGGAGAGTACGTGAATAATATCAGCCAAGTTGCAGGCATACTCGCCTCGCTCAAGCTGCGCGGCAACCTGCCCCAATTCCCTCCGTTTGTTGCAGGACTTAGTGCTATCGAGGAGCTGTGCCTTTGGTCCACTGGGCTGACCTGGGAGGTTATTCGAGCCGGGCTGAGCAGGGTGAGAGGACTGAAATATCTGAAGCTTATTGAAGATAACCTTGGGCGCCTCGACGTACTGTCTGAAGCTGAGCACCTCAAAGCCATTGAGCGGATATGCGTCGTGTGCAAGCAAAGGCTGGAAGTAGCAATCGCAGCTCGCCCGCTGCCTAATCTTGTGTCACTTCATATCCTCTGCCAAGATCTGCACGGTATTCCTCATAATCCCCTCATCGAAATCACACGCATGGCAAAACTCCAGGAAGTCGCGCTCCATCATCAAGTAGACGATACCACAAAAGATGAACTGCTACAAATTGCGGATGGCCATCCTAATACGCCCAAAGTTTTGTTCCTCGAATATCTCTTATAA